TCGTCTCCGGCGCCGGGATGCCGCAGATAACGGCCGTCGCCGAAGTCGCGGACGTGGCCGCCCCCGAGGGCGTGCCGGTCATCGCCGACGGCGGCATCCGCTACTCCGGCGACGCCATCAAGGCCGTCGCCGCCGGCGCCGACGCCGTCATGCTCGGGTCGTACTTCGCCGGCACCGAGGAGGCGCCCGGCCGCGTCATCACGATGAACGGGAAGAAGTACAAGCAGTATCGAGGAATGGGTTCCGTCGGCGCGATGAAGTCCGGCGGCGGCGACCGCTACCTCAAGGACGCCGACGAGGACGAGGAGTTCGTTCCCGAGGGCGTCGAGGCGGCGACGCCGTACAAGGGAACCCTCGCCTCCGAACTCCACCAACTCGTCGGCGGCATGCGCTCGGGCATGGGCTACGTCGGCGCCGAGACGCTCCCCGGGTTCAAAGAGCGCGCCGAGTTCGTCCGCGTCTCCAGCGCCGGACAGACCGAGGGTCACCCGCACGACGTGATGATCACCGACGAGGCGCCGAACTACAGCCCGCAGAACGAGTAACGCTACACCAAACCGCTCTCGGCTCTCGGTTCTCGACTCCCGTCTTCAGTTCTCTCAGCTTCGACCACACCGGTGGTGTCTTCGTCACCGAACGGGCCGTTCGGACCGCGAGGGCAGCGTTCGTCCCTCCCAAGGGTTTACGCCGACCGTGTTACACCTCCTGTAGTGGTCTTCCGGAACAATGATGATTAATGCGGTTCAATCACGACGAAGCACATGAACTCCACGGAGTTGCGTGACGCCCTCGAAGACGCGGGGCTCTCGCAGTACCAAGCGGAGGCGTACAACACCCTCCTGCGGTTGGGAACCGCCAGCGCAACGGAGTTGGCCGACGCCTGCTCGGTCCCCACCGCGCGCATCTACGACGTGCTCAGGGACTTGGAGGCGAAGGGGTACATCGAGACGTACGAGCAGGACAGTCTCCACGCGCGGGCGTGTGACCCGGAAACCGTCCTCGAAGACCTGCGCGGCCGGGCGACGATGCTGGAGACGGCGGCCGACGAGATAGAGGACCGCTGGGAGGCTCCGGAGGTCGACCGGCACATGCTGAGTATCGTCAAGCGGTTCGACACGGTGCTCCAGCGCGCCGCGTCGTTCATCCGCGAGGCGGAGAACGAGGTGCAACTGTCGGCGACGCCCGAACAGTACGAGAAACTCCGACCCGCCCTCCAAGAGGCGCACCGGAGCGACGCCATCGTGAAGGTGTCGCTGCACACCGACCCCGACGCCGACCCGTCGGCGTTCGACGTCGCCGACTTCGAGGGCGTCGTCACCGAGGCCCGCCACCGGACGCTCCCGACGCCGTTCGTCCTCCTCGTCGACCGGACCGGGACCTGTTTCGCGCCGCACGCGAACTCGCTGAACCAGTACGGGGTGTTGGTCGACGACTACACGCTCACGTACGTCTTCCACTGGTACTTCCAGACCTGTCTGTGGGAGGTGTGGGACACCGTCTACGCCGAGGGGGACGACGACCCGCCGTTCGTCTTCGCCGACATCCGGCGGTGCGTCCGTACCATCGAACCCTACTTTTCGGAGGGCACGACCGTCCGCGCGTCGGTGGCGGGGTTCGACACCGAAACCGGCGAAGCCGTCGACCTGTCGGGTGAAATCGTCGAACTCCGCTACTCGGGCGCGGCGGAGACGGACGGAACGCCCGCCCTCTCGCAGTTGGCCGGACAGGTGTGTTTCACCCTCCGAACCGACGAGGGGTCCTACAGCGTCGGGGGATGGGGGGCCGTCCTCGAAGAGGTGGAGGCGACGCGCGTGACCATCACCGACGTGGCGAAGTGAGCGGCCTGCGCCCGCGTCTCACGCCGTGCGAACCTCGCCGAAACATATAAATCTGAGTAGTTACGAACTTCTGACTGAAGATACATGTGGACCGGAACCAACACGTTCACGTCAGACAGAATAAGGGGTATATTGATATACCCGCGCGTTTCATTCGGTGACGTGCGTGTTCCGGGAACACCACGGACATACAAATGAGTGCTGACCAGCCGCTCGTGCTCATCGTAGAAGATGAGCCGGACCTCGCCGACCTGTACGCAACGTGGCTCAGAGAGAACTGTCGTGTCCGCGTCGCCTACGGCGGTCACGAGGCGCTCGACCAACTCGACGGAGACGTCGACGTCGTCCTCCTCGACCGTCGCATGCCGGACCTCTCCGGGGACGAGGCCCTCGCGGAGATACGGAACCGCGGCTTCGAGTGCCGCGTGGCAATGGTGACGGCCGTCGAACCGGACTTCGACATCGTCGCCATGGGCTTCGACGACTACCTCGTCAAACCCGTCTCGAAGGAGGCCCTCGAGGAGACGGTGGACAACCTCCTCCTCAGGAACTCCTACAACGACGGCGTGCAGGAACTGTTCTCGCTCGCCTCGAAGAAGGCCCTCCTCGAATCGGAGAAGGAGGCGGCCACCTTGGAGGAGAACGACGAGTACCGCGAACTCGACGCGCGCCTCTCGGAACTCCGCGCGAACCTCGACGAGACGCTCCGCCAGTTCGACGAGGAACGCGACATCGCGGCCGTCTACCGCGACCTCGGCGACAACTCCGCCTTCGAGGACCTCGAAAGCGAGAACTGACGGACCCCGGTCGGCACTCTCTTCGCGGATTTCGGGACCTCTTCCTCCGAGTGACGACGTTCTTCCGCCGAGAACGGTCGTACAACGATTATATTCTCTCTGAACACGTCTCCGCGTTTATTCATAAAACTGAGAGTTTAAATTGAGTTAATTTCATATCAGAACTTCTCGAAAATATTCATTTAGCGCCGGGTCCACGAATCATACGTCATGTCCGACAATGACGCGAACGCTGTCGCACAGTACCTGACCGACCACCCCCGCATGATGGGCGTCCTGTTCACGGCGCTGCTGCTGCTGTCGCAGGCGGGCTCCGTCGCGGCGGGGAACCACGTCGGTATCTCGGGTCCGTAATCAGAACAGATCGAAACTTAGATCGTCGCTCCAGTAGAGCGAATCGTTGACAACGACTGGAATCGTTTCCATATCAAGGAACTCTTGTAACTCCGTTTCGGTGAGATAGAAGACATCCGCGATACCCGAAGAGAGATAGTACGGAACGTCTCCGGGCATAAACGGTTGA
This Halogeometricum sp. S3BR5-2 DNA region includes the following protein-coding sequences:
- a CDS encoding HalX domain-containing protein, which gives rise to MSADQPLVLIVEDEPDLADLYATWLRENCRVRVAYGGHEALDQLDGDVDVVLLDRRMPDLSGDEALAEIRNRGFECRVAMVTAVEPDFDIVAMGFDDYLVKPVSKEALEETVDNLLLRNSYNDGVQELFSLASKKALLESEKEAATLEENDEYRELDARLSELRANLDETLRQFDEERDIAAVYRDLGDNSAFEDLESEN
- a CDS encoding DUF7503 family protein, which encodes MSDNDANAVAQYLTDHPRMMGVLFTALLLLSQAGSVAAGNHVGISGP
- a CDS encoding TrmB family transcriptional regulator codes for the protein MNSTELRDALEDAGLSQYQAEAYNTLLRLGTASATELADACSVPTARIYDVLRDLEAKGYIETYEQDSLHARACDPETVLEDLRGRATMLETAADEIEDRWEAPEVDRHMLSIVKRFDTVLQRAASFIREAENEVQLSATPEQYEKLRPALQEAHRSDAIVKVSLHTDPDADPSAFDVADFEGVVTEARHRTLPTPFVLLVDRTGTCFAPHANSLNQYGVLVDDYTLTYVFHWYFQTCLWEVWDTVYAEGDDDPPFVFADIRRCVRTIEPYFSEGTTVRASVAGFDTETGEAVDLSGEIVELRYSGAAETDGTPALSQLAGQVCFTLRTDEGSYSVGGWGAVLEEVEATRVTITDVAK